A window of the Leucothrix mucor DSM 2157 genome harbors these coding sequences:
- a CDS encoding iron chelate uptake ABC transporter family permease subunit, with protein MDEFLIRALLAGFLVASVAGLLGVFVVWRRMAFFGDTMSHSALLGVALGILLNIGFMFGVMMSSLLIGFILYAFQRQKKVANDALLGILAHAGLSLGLIALSFVKNQNVNLESWLFGDILSVTWEDIGIIAVVMVVIVLVLWRIWSPLLTLTIHDELARVEGVNVNRINLIFVLLIALLVATSMKIVGALLITALLIIPASAARSLSKTPEQMALLSAVVGLVSVVLGVTLSAFVDTPAGPSIIVSATLIFFLSQLTMLWQRN; from the coding sequence ATGGATGAGTTTTTAATTCGGGCATTGCTGGCCGGGTTCTTGGTTGCCTCTGTCGCAGGCTTGCTCGGCGTGTTTGTGGTGTGGCGGCGTATGGCTTTTTTTGGCGATACGATGTCGCATTCGGCGTTGTTGGGTGTGGCCTTAGGGATTTTGCTAAATATTGGTTTTATGTTTGGTGTAATGATGTCGTCGCTATTGATTGGCTTTATTTTGTACGCCTTTCAGCGCCAGAAGAAAGTTGCAAATGATGCTCTGCTGGGGATCTTAGCGCATGCAGGCTTATCTCTGGGACTTATCGCGCTCAGTTTTGTAAAAAATCAGAATGTGAATCTTGAGAGTTGGCTGTTCGGGGATATTCTGTCGGTAACTTGGGAGGATATCGGGATTATTGCAGTTGTCATGGTAGTAATCGTACTAGTGCTCTGGCGGATTTGGTCGCCTTTATTAACCTTGACGATTCATGATGAGTTGGCGCGTGTGGAAGGGGTGAATGTGAATCGCATTAACCTGATTTTTGTTCTGCTGATTGCGCTATTGGTCGCGACCTCAATGAAGATTGTAGGTGCATTGCTAATTACCGCTTTATTGATTATTCCAGCATCCGCTGCGCGCAGCTTATCTAAGACGCCTGAGCAGATGGCTTTGCTGTCTGCGGTTGTGGGGTTGGTGTCGGTGGTTCTGGGCGTTACGCTGTCTGCATTTGTCGATACTCCGGCAGGGCCTTCGATCATTGTTTCAGCGACGCTGATTTTCTTCTTAAGTCAATTAACAATGCTTTGGCAGCGTAATTAG